A genomic window from Silene latifolia isolate original U9 population chromosome 11, ASM4854445v1, whole genome shotgun sequence includes:
- the LOC141614741 gene encoding uncharacterized protein LOC141614741 codes for MTDNQISQLASQMSQLQASSGKFSCKTEENPKTINVIHLRSGRELEDWVFIKKRKSSKPDVEVEPPKVIEEKWVEDELVEIVVETPKAIDEPTKIVEEPKQQVVRTYVPPIPFPQRLARAKLEQKYENFMDMMKGINITMPFIDAIKEIPSYGKFLKELISNKNSLSPTTVNLSKECSAIIMNEVPKKLEDPGSFSIPCKIGTVQIERALCDLGANISLMLLKIFKKLKDYELSPTRVSLQFADRSVRYPIGLVEDIPIKVDKLEFPCDFYVMDIPEDSNIPIILGSLCLATGGAMIDVKNGKLSLQVGE; via the coding sequence ATGACGGACAATCAAATCTCCCAATTGGCTTCCCAAATGAGCCAACTACAAGCCTCAAGTGGCAAATTTTCGTGTAAAACCGAGGAGAATCCGAAAACCATAAATGTTATTCATTTGAGGAGCGGGAGAGAGTTGGAGGACTGGGTATTCATCAAGAAAAGAAAGAGTAGCAAACCGGATGTAGAGGTTGAACCACCCAAGGTGATTGAAGAAAAATGGGTTGAAGATGAACTTGTGGAAATTGTTGTGGAGACTCCAAAGGCGATTGATGAACCCACAAAAATTGTTGAAGAGCCAAAACAACAAGTTGTGAGGACTTATGTGCCACCAATTCCTTTTCCACAAAGGTTGGCAAGGGCAAAACTTGaacaaaaatatgaaaattttatGGACATGATGAAGGGAATCAACATTACCATGCCCTTCATTGATGCCATCAAGGAGATACCAAGCTATGGAAAATTCTTAAAGGAGCTAATTTCAAACAAAAATTCCTTGAGTCCAACAACGGTGAATTTATCCAAGGAGTGTAGCGCCATTATTATGAATGAGGTTCCTAAAAAGCTTGAAGACCCGGGGAGTTTTTCCATACCTTGTAAAATTGGGACCGTGCAAATTGAGAGAGCCTTGTGCGATTTAGGGGCAAACATTAGTCTTATGCTCCTCAAAATTTTCAAGAAGTTGAAGGATTATGAGCTTTCACCAACAAGGGTTTCTCTCCAATTTGCGGATAGGTCGGTAAGATACCCTATCGGTCTTGTGGAGGATATCCCAATCAAAGTGGATAAACTTGAATTCCCATGTGACTTCTATGTAATGGACATTCCCGAGGACTCaaatattcccatcatattggggAGCCTTTGCCTTGCCACGGGGGGAGccatgattgatgtgaagaatggaaaGCTTTCTCTTCAAGTGGGTGAATAA
- the LOC141612419 gene encoding uncharacterized protein LOC141612419, protein MLFYLGFPQYENEEFWAYLDRLVQFLDSLDEHDFSEEELRLTIEKGMNSQVKFFLDSLCDGDLSSKSDDEAYNLFDWLNRESRKPNFSLPSIEENTIVDVGESVEDVGEKIMGVSKGVVEIEQSEDVLEERLEIEEDRPLKQFEVETPFFEDEPYTTFEDINITFPTTLATPTDNEDALFEDYESKSDEESIMFEDLEVKWDDEFLEEEIVSFDGERDCEVHLLDEPIYEKFEASFCGEDEYLIPTDDIDLISYAPLLEIMYDDEEYDAPLLDKACMGDLLETPLPYTCDDYDAFPSLLEKFVFEMDEWRGEARDNDTNKVSYVVDCPLLVGFDHSPPMKEEIFYVIEFENVEENDHNLDDWKRLKDVSFIDLGKELSGLAHRLWDPG, encoded by the coding sequence ATGTTGTTTTATCTTGGTTTTCCTCAATATGAAAATGAAGAATTTTGGGCTTATCTTGATAGACTTGTGCAATTTCTTGACTCACTAGATGAACATGATTTTAGTGAGGAAGAATTGCGTCTTACAATTGAGAAGGGCATGAATAGTCAAGTTAAATTTTTTCTTGATTCCTTATGTGATGGTGATTTATCTTCCAAATCGGATGATGAAGCATATAATCTTTTTGATTGGTTGAACCGGGAAAGCCGAAAGCCTAATTTTTCTTTGCCGAGTATTGAGGAGAATACCATTGTTGATGTTGGTGAGAGTGTTGAGGATGTTGGTGAGAAGATTATGGGTGTTAGTAAGGGTGTTGTGGAGATTGAGCAAAGTGAGGATGTCTTAGAGGAGAGGCTTGAGATTGAGGAGGATAGACCTTTGAAGCAATTTGAGGTTGAGACCCCCTTTTTTGAGGATGAGCCTTATACCACTTTTGAGGATATAAATATTACCTTCCCCACTACCTTAGCCACACCCACTGATAATGAGGATGCTCTCTTTGAGGATTATGAGAGTAAGAGTGATGAAGAGAGCATCATGTTTGAAGATTTGGAGGTTAaatgggatgacgaatttcttGAGGAGGAGATTGTGAGCTTTGATGGTGAGAGGGATTGTGAGGTGCATCTTCTTGATGAGCCTATCTATGAGAAATTTGAGGCATCTTTTTGCGGCGAGGATGAGTACCTTATACCAACCGATGACATTGACCTCATTTCTTATGCCCCCTTACTTGAAATCATGTATGATGATGAGGAGTATGATGCTCCTTTACTTGATAAAGCTTGCATGGGTGACTTGCTTGAAACCCCCCTCCCTTATACATGTGATGATTATGATGCTTTTCCCTCCCTTTTGGAAAAATTTGTGTTTGAAATGGATGAATGGAGGGGAGAAGCAAGGGACAATGATACTAATAAAGTctcatatgttgttgattgtCCCTTACTTGTTGGTTTTGATCATTCTCCTCCAATGAAAGAGGAAATATTTTATGTAATCGAGTTTGAAAATGTCGAGGAGAATGATCACAACCTAGATGATTGGAAGAGGCTTAAAGATGTGAGCTTCATTGACTTGGGCAAGGAGTTAAGTGGCCTTGCTCATAGGTTGTGGGATCCCGGATAG
- the LOC141614743 gene encoding putative mitochondrial protein AtMg00310, whose product MVAERLGVAVVEEQKRYLGLPTVIGRSKKVITDIIRDKLSKRLQGWRGKILSRAGKEVLIKAVANSLPTYVMSVFKIPSNFCDELRSMVSRFWWGHGEGQRGISWVAWRKICTPKGVGGLGFRDFHLFNLALLAKQAWRLVTCTDGLWARIMKAKYYPQGEFMGAGIGHNPSYAWRGIVEARGVLEKGMRRRIGDGPSTLVWRMRGFRTRKRARLYLRVAAGMRT is encoded by the coding sequence ATGGTGGCCGAAAGACTTGGGGTAGCTGTGGTAGAGGAGCAGAAGCGTTATTTGGGGTTGCCGACCGTTATTGGACGGTCTAAGAAAGTAATTACCGATATCATCCGAGATAAGCTAAGCAAGAGACTTCAAGGGTGGCGAGGGAAAATATTGTCGAGGGCTGGTAAGGAAGTTCTTATAAAGGCTGTGGCCAATTCACttcctacctatgtgatgagtgtgtTCAAAATTCCTTCGAACTTTTGTGACGAACTTAGATCGATGGTATCGCGCTTCTGGTGGGGGCATGGAGAAGGACAAAGGGGTATTTCTTGGGTGGCATGGAGGAAGATTTGTACACCAAAGGGAGTGGGGGGTCTTGGCTTTCGGGATTTTCATTTGTTTAATCTTGCTTTACTTGCCAAGCAGGCTTGGAGATTAGTAACGTGTACCGACGGGTTATGGGCGAGAATTATGAAGGCTAAATACTATCCGCAGGGGGAGTTTATGGGAGCGGGAATTGGTCATAACCCGAGTTATGCGTGGCGTGGTATTGTGGAGGCCCGAGGAGTGCTAGAAAAGGGGATGAGGAGAAGGATAGGAGACGGCCCGAGTACGTTGGTGTGGCGGATGCGTGGATTCCGAACACGCAAACGGGCAAGATTATATCTCCGTGTGGCAGCGGGAATGAGAACATGA
- the LOC141614744 gene encoding protein NRT1/ PTR FAMILY 5.6-like: MQPEKREISMHEIQNENTQLFNSPKNNYSEDLYVHDSSLDYKGNLPLRASTGSWKAAVFFISTEFIERLSYFSISANLITYLTTVMHQDLETAANSVNLWAGVSLIMPIFGGFLGDAYVGRFYVTLFSCLLYVLSLCLFIMTQYIPSLKPCNNSYNTTLTSCQNAIKIHKAVFFTAAYLLSIAMGGVRPCLEAFGADQFDDNHSEERKQKMSYFNWWILALHGGGFLGLTVLVYIEDNVGWGVVFIILASSMGLTTVVTFIFGRTLYRYRIVKGSPLTPMLMVLVSAFAKRNLQCPSDSSLLYEAPVSGLGRLHHTNRLRFLDKAAIVEEQERGPWRLATITQVEELKLIINMIPIWLTCLVFGIGLSQAHTFFIKQGNSMYRRLSNQFEIPPASVNAVIFVTTIVVIPIYDKFLIPYLRRVRRTERGLSILNRIAIGMALLIIAIMVSALVERKRLLALQNGTVLSVFWLVPQTFILGIGDAFSIVGLQEFFYEEVPDSMRSLGMAFCLSIIGVGAFLSSMLIIIVNAVTGMNGGKKWIGKDVNHSRLDYFYWLLTVIFVMNMCVFMVFVKGYRYKNVQRSVGVSESDEGNKGEERA, from the exons ATGCAACCGGAGAAAAGAGAAATAAGCATGCATGAAATTCAAAACGAAAATACACAATTATTCAATAGCCCAAAAAATAATTATAGTGAAGATTTATATGTTCATGATTCGTCACTCGATTATAAAGGCAATTTGCCTCTCCGGGCGTCTACCGGATCATGGAAAGCCGCCGTGTTCTTCATAT CAACAGAGTTTATTGAGAGATTGAGCTACTTCAGCATATCAGCGAATTTGATAACATATTTGACGACGGTGATGCATCAAGACCTCGAAACCGCAGCGAATAGTGTGAATTTATGGGCTGGAGTATCACTTATCATGCCTATTTTTGGTGGATTTCTTGGTGATGCTTATGTTGGTCGATTCTACGTTACACTCTTCTCTTGCCTTCTTTATGTTTTG aGCTTATGTTTATTCATCATGACACAATACATCCCAAGCCTTAAACCATGCAACAACAGTTACAACACAACCTTGACTTCATGCCAAAATGCCATCAAGATTCATAAGGCGGTCTTCTTCACCGCGGCTTACTTACTGTCAATAGCAATGGGAGGAGTCAGGCCCTGCCTAGAAGCTTTCGGGGCAGATCAATTTGACGACAATCATTCCGAAGAAAGAAAGCAAAAGATGTCCTATTTTAACTGGTGGATCCTCGCATTGCATGGCGGAGGTTTCCTTGGATTGACCGTGTTAGTCTACATAGAAGACAATGTCGGATGGGGTGTCGTATTTATTATACTTGCTAGTTCTATGGGGTTGACTACTGTAGTAACATTCATTTTTGGCAGGACCCTTTATCGATATAGGATTGTTAAAGGAAGTCCCTTAACTCCAATGCTCATGGTTTTAGTTAGTGCTTTTGCAAAGAGAAATTTGCAATGTCCCTCGGATTCCTCCTTGTTGTATGAAGCTCCAGTGTCAGGTCTAGGACGACTTCATCATACTAATCGACTAAG ATTTCTTGATAAAGCTGCTATAGTCGAAGAACAAGAGCGAGGACCATGGAGACTAGCAACAATAACACAAGTGGAGGAACTAAAACTGATAATAAACATGATACCAATATGGTTAACTTGTCTAGTATTTGGAATAGGTCTCTCACAAGCCCATACATTTTTCATCAAGCAAGGAAATTCGATGTATAGGAGACTCTCTAACCAATTTGAGATCCCACCGGCATCTGTAAACGCCGTAATTTTTGTGACAACAATAGTTGTGATTCCTATCTATGACAAGTTCTTAATCCCTTATCTTAGGCGTGTTAGACGCACTGAGAGGGGTCTAAGCATTCTCAACCGGATAGCCATTGGCATGGCCTTGTTAATCATAGCAATAATGGTCTCGGCCTTAGTTGAGCGAAAAAGATTATTGGCATTGCAAAATGGAACAGTATTGAGCGTGTTTTGGCTCGTGCCTCAAACCTTTATTCTCGGTATAGGGGATGCATTTTCTATTGTTGGGTTGCAAGAGTTTTTCTATGAAGAAGTACCTGACTCAATGAGGAGTTTAGGGATGGCTTTTTGCCTTAGTATTATCGGTGTTGGTGCGTTTCTTAGTAGCAtgttaatcatcattgttaacgCTGTCACTGGGATGAATGGTGGGAAGAAATGGATTGGCAAGGATGTGAATCATAGTCGTCTTGATTATTTTTATTGGTTATTGACCGTGATCTTTGTTATGAATATGTGTGTTTTTATGGTTTTCGTCAAGGGTTATAGATACAAAAATGTGCAAAGATCAGTTGGTGTAAGTGAGTCCGATGAGGGTAATAAGGGAGAGGAACGTGCGTAA